Below is a genomic region from Candidatus Woesearchaeota archaeon.
TCCACAAGAAGAGGAAGTGCTGAACTGGCGGTGTAGCTGTGGCAAGGCGAGCTTTGACGTTGAAGAAGACGGGGCAGTGACTGCGACCTACGACGTCAAAGGCCCCGCCGTCCGCTCCACGACCTACGGAACACCAACACACGACACGGCCGCGTATGCAGCACCCCAACAAATGCCAAGCGGCTACACGAGCGCGCCCAAGCAAAAGCAAACGTACGCAAACAAGCCACAAAAAGCAGTGTACAAAAAACAAGACAAGCCCTACCAATAAGCAAGCCCCACCAAAAAAGCAAAGAGCAATGAAAAGAAAAACGCCACGACCAACGAAGGCCATGCCAGAAGCCAAACGAGTAAGGAGCAACGCGCCCAAGGAGAACGATCACAAGAAAGCAACAAGGCCGCGAAAGAAGAACAAGAACAACACGAGCAGCGAACAAGAAGCAAAGACGCAGGCAGAACCCGAACTCGCAACTATTCTCCAAGCACAAAGAAGCGAACTTACCGAACACCACATCTACCAGCGATTAGCAGCATTCGAAGCAAACAAGCACAACAAAAACATTCTTGAACGCATCGCAAATGACGAGCTTCACCACTACCGCTTCTGGAAAAGTGTCAGCAAACAAGACGTAACCCCGAACAAAGCAAAAATACTCCTCTACACCACCATGGCCAAAGTCCTCGGCCTCACGTTCACCCTCCGCCTCATGGAATACGGAGAAGACGCATCTATCAAAGGGTACCGCCGTCTCAAAAAACACATTCCCGGCGTTTCACAAATACTCAAGGACGAGCAACGCCACGAGCACGAACTCATCTCACTCCTCAAAGAAGAAAAACTTCACTACGCAAGCAGCATCGTCCTCGGCCTCAACGACGCCCTCGTTGAACTCAGCGGAGCTCTCGCAGGGCTCACCTTCGCTCTCGCAAATGGGAAACTCATCGCCGTCACGGGACTCATCATGGGCTTTGCAGCCAGCCTCTCCATGGCAGCTTCGGGCTACCTCAGCTCGAGAGAAGAGGAACAGGAGCGGGGCGGCAAGGAGGAAAAAAAGCCGCTCACGTCAGCATTCTACACCGGCATTGCATACCTCCTCACTGTCATCGTCCTCATAGCGCCCTACTTCATCTTCAAAAACCCGCTTGTTTCTCTCGCAGTGATGCTTGCAGCGGTCTTGTGCATCATCGCGTTCTACACCTTCTACATCTCAACAGCCAAACAGCTTCCCTTCAAACGCCGCTTTGCCGAAATGGCACTCATTTCACTCGGCGTCGCCCTTATCACGTACGGTGTTGGATGGGTGCTCAGAACCACCATCGGCGTTGACATATAGAAGAAAAAACCCTCCAGAACAGGACCCTGAACAGAAACGAGCAAAACAACACCAACGACGTACACGCGCCTCGCTCAACGCTTGCCAGGAAGAATGGGAACAAAGGCAAAACCACGAAACACTTCCTGCTCCCACTTGCCTTCTTCTTGCTTTGTCAGGCGAACAATGGCGTCACGCACCGGAGAGACAACATTTCCTCCCTCCCTGACCGAAGCGAGCAAATGCAAAGGAACCGCGTCAAACGCTGCACTCACTAAGATGTTGTCAAACATGCCGTCCACGCCCTTGCTCGCGTCATCGTGCACGACGCACACATTACCCATCTT
It encodes:
- a CDS encoding rubrerythrin family protein, whose protein sequence is MPEAKRVRSNAPKENDHKKATRPRKKNKNNTSSEQEAKTQAEPELATILQAQRSELTEHHIYQRLAAFEANKHNKNILERIANDELHHYRFWKSVSKQDVTPNKAKILLYTTMAKVLGLTFTLRLMEYGEDASIKGYRRLKKHIPGVSQILKDEQRHEHELISLLKEEKLHYASSIVLGLNDALVELSGALAGLTFALANGKLIAVTGLIMGFAASLSMAASGYLSSREEEQERGGKEEKKPLTSAFYTGIAYLLTVIVLIAPYFIFKNPLVSLAVMLAAVLCIIAFYTFYISTAKQLPFKRRFAEMALISLGVALITYGVGWVLRTTIGVDI